A genomic segment from Streptosporangium roseum DSM 43021 encodes:
- a CDS encoding LacI family DNA-binding transcriptional regulator, which yields MPQPRKRATIREVAKATGLSPASVSYALRGMQVSEETIERVRRVAAELGYEADPIARALASGRTGMIGLLCGSLEDLWQQALAVGIGRALKDNDRYALILDATGDPSRERTLARQLRDQRVDALIVQPVDPAAPLWAELCESLPVVSIGDSLAGASTAGEVVFDNRAGVTLALEHMRDRGHRRVAVLTPTRASTPDRPADVHVLAEAGRLGLDIEVVTAPQALVAATDVARRMLAGGHRAFFCFADSIAYGVYAASAEQGLRIPFDVSVMGYDDHPMSGLLSPGLTTVDWDIDGIVRAAVRLVVAAADGNTRRRRIVQAPELRERGSVG from the coding sequence ATGCCCCAGCCCCGGAAACGAGCGACGATACGCGAGGTGGCGAAGGCCACCGGCCTTTCCCCGGCCTCGGTCTCGTATGCCCTCCGAGGCATGCAGGTCTCCGAGGAGACCATCGAACGGGTGCGCCGGGTCGCCGCCGAGCTCGGCTACGAGGCCGACCCCATCGCTCGCGCGCTGGCCAGCGGCCGTACCGGGATGATCGGCCTGCTCTGCGGCTCCCTTGAGGACCTCTGGCAGCAGGCCCTGGCCGTCGGCATCGGCCGGGCGCTGAAGGACAACGACCGCTACGCGCTGATCCTGGACGCCACGGGCGACCCGTCACGGGAGCGCACGCTGGCCAGGCAGCTCCGTGACCAGCGGGTGGACGCCCTGATCGTGCAGCCGGTGGACCCGGCGGCGCCGCTCTGGGCCGAGCTGTGCGAAAGCCTGCCGGTGGTCTCGATCGGCGACTCCCTGGCCGGGGCGAGTACGGCGGGAGAGGTCGTGTTCGACAACCGCGCCGGCGTGACCCTGGCGCTGGAGCACATGCGCGACCGGGGGCACCGGCGCGTCGCCGTCCTCACCCCGACCCGGGCCAGCACCCCCGACCGCCCCGCCGACGTGCACGTCCTGGCCGAGGCGGGCCGGCTGGGACTGGACATCGAGGTGGTCACCGCGCCCCAGGCGCTGGTGGCCGCCACGGACGTCGCCCGGCGGATGCTCGCCGGCGGGCACCGGGCGTTCTTCTGCTTCGCCGACTCGATCGCCTACGGGGTGTACGCGGCGTCGGCCGAACAGGGCCTGCGGATCCCCTTCGACGTCTCCGTGATGGGCTACGACGACCACCCGATGTCGGGGCTGCTCAGCCCCGGGCTGACCACGGTCGACTGGGACATCGACGGCATCGTCCGCGCGGCCGTCCGCCTGGTGGTGGCCGCCGCCGACGGCAACACCCGCCGCCGCCGGATCGTCCAGGCCCCCGAGCTCCGCGAACGCGGCTCGGTGGGCTGA
- a CDS encoding amidohydrolase family protein translates to MTVDVHQHLWTPALIDALRRRTAPPRLDGWTLHLYGEPAYEVDPGDHDLTGRLALNEGLDLALVSLSSPLGIESLPPEDAWPIIDAYHEDALALPAPFGAWAATCLVDIDPARLAKALDQGFAGLQLPATAVRTGEDLARVAPLLDVLAERDLPLFVHPGPAAEPGGPGWWPAVVPYVQQMHASWYAFSTFGRPRHPGLRVCFALLAGLAPLHSERLINRSGEGRGLVDPDMFLETSSYGPRAIDAIVRELGIDVVVNGSDEPYARAPDPALGDAARHAVAVTNPSRLLNRKESRK, encoded by the coding sequence ATGACCGTCGACGTGCACCAGCACCTGTGGACGCCCGCGCTCATCGACGCGCTCCGGCGCCGCACCGCCCCTCCGCGCCTCGACGGCTGGACCCTCCACCTGTACGGCGAGCCCGCCTACGAGGTCGACCCCGGCGACCACGACCTCACCGGCCGCCTGGCGCTGAACGAGGGACTCGACCTGGCCCTGGTCTCACTGTCCAGCCCGCTCGGCATCGAGTCGCTGCCGCCCGAGGACGCCTGGCCGATCATCGACGCCTACCACGAGGACGCCCTCGCCCTGCCGGCCCCGTTCGGGGCCTGGGCCGCGACCTGTCTCGTCGACATCGACCCCGCCAGGCTCGCCAAGGCCCTCGACCAGGGGTTCGCCGGGCTCCAGCTGCCCGCGACGGCCGTACGGACCGGTGAGGACCTCGCGAGGGTCGCCCCGCTGCTCGACGTGCTCGCCGAGCGCGACCTGCCGCTCTTCGTGCACCCCGGCCCCGCCGCCGAGCCCGGGGGACCCGGCTGGTGGCCCGCCGTCGTGCCGTACGTGCAGCAGATGCACGCCTCCTGGTACGCCTTCTCCACCTTCGGCCGTCCCCGCCACCCCGGGCTTCGGGTCTGCTTCGCACTGCTGGCCGGGCTGGCGCCGCTCCACTCCGAGCGGCTGATCAACCGCAGCGGCGAGGGCCGGGGCCTGGTGGATCCCGACATGTTCCTGGAGACCTCCTCCTACGGCCCGCGCGCCATCGACGCGATCGTCCGCGAGCTCGGCATCGACGTCGTGGTCAACGGATCCGACGAGCCCTACGCCAGGGCCCCCGACCCCGCGCTCGGCGACGCCGCACGGCACGCCGTCGCGGTCACCAATCCCAGCCGTCTGTTGAACCGAAAGGAGTCGCGCAAGTGA
- a CDS encoding cysteine dioxygenase — translation MSYEALPARALDRRELRDLVNELAADPSRWEDQVDFPEEGGRHYASLYRDAYVDIWLLCWRPEDDTGWHDHDISSGAVRVVAGTLLECNPRIGGEHVQTVVSEGESFSFGPDHIHRLTGAVDGSVSIHAYSPPLWRLGQYSISDSGVMRRASVSYADELRPMDEAEVAVA, via the coding sequence ATGAGCTACGAAGCACTGCCCGCCCGCGCCCTCGACCGGCGCGAGCTCCGCGACCTGGTCAACGAGCTGGCCGCCGACCCGTCCCGGTGGGAGGACCAGGTGGACTTCCCCGAGGAGGGGGGCCGCCACTACGCCTCCCTCTACCGGGACGCCTATGTCGACATCTGGCTGCTGTGCTGGCGGCCGGAGGACGACACCGGCTGGCACGACCACGACATCTCCTCCGGCGCGGTCCGGGTGGTCGCGGGGACGCTGCTGGAGTGCAACCCGCGCATCGGCGGCGAGCACGTGCAGACCGTCGTCTCGGAGGGCGAGTCGTTCTCCTTCGGCCCCGACCACATCCACCGGCTGACCGGCGCGGTGGACGGCAGCGTCTCCATCCACGCCTACTCGCCGCCGCTGTGGCGCCTGGGCCAGTACTCCATCAGCGACAGCGGCGTGATGCGCCGTGCCTCGGTCAGCTACGCCGACGAGCTGCGCCCCATGGACGAGGCCGAGGTCGCCGTCGCCTAG
- a CDS encoding glycerophosphodiester phosphodiesterase, which produces MLQQPEPATADRRERGPIVIGHRGASAHRPEHTLLSYETAIALGADYIEPDLVSTKDHVLVARHENEISGTTDVGGHPEFADRRTTKTVDGRPVTGWFTEDFTLAELRTLRAEERIPDLRPDNTVFNGIDRIPTFEEIVRLAQRHGVGVYPETKHPGYFASIGLPLEEPLLEVLARYGWRGRRDPVFIQSFETANLRELRTRTRLPLIQLITATGAPYDWTAAGDPRTYDTMVTPEGLREVAGYADGIGVDTRRIVPAGPDGRLLPPTTLVGDAHRAGLKVHTWTVRNENSHLPVDFRLGDPANPAFPRATGDVMGWLEKLYLLGLDGVFADDPGMARAVRERVL; this is translated from the coding sequence GTGCTGCAACAACCCGAACCTGCGACGGCCGATCGCCGTGAGCGCGGACCCATCGTCATCGGCCATCGCGGCGCCAGCGCGCACCGGCCCGAGCACACGCTGCTCTCCTACGAGACAGCGATCGCGCTCGGCGCCGACTACATCGAGCCCGACCTGGTCTCCACCAAGGACCACGTGCTGGTCGCCAGGCACGAGAACGAGATCTCCGGCACCACCGACGTCGGCGGCCACCCCGAGTTCGCGGACCGCCGTACGACCAAGACGGTCGACGGGCGCCCGGTGACCGGCTGGTTCACCGAGGACTTCACCCTCGCCGAGCTGAGGACGCTCAGGGCCGAGGAGCGCATCCCGGACCTGCGCCCGGACAACACCGTCTTCAACGGCATCGACCGGATCCCGACCTTCGAGGAGATCGTCCGGCTCGCGCAGCGCCACGGTGTCGGCGTCTACCCCGAGACCAAGCACCCCGGCTACTTCGCCTCCATCGGGCTCCCGCTGGAGGAGCCGCTGCTGGAGGTGCTCGCCCGGTACGGCTGGCGCGGGCGGCGCGACCCGGTCTTCATCCAGTCGTTCGAGACCGCCAACCTGCGTGAGCTCAGGACGAGGACCCGGCTGCCGCTGATCCAGCTCATCACCGCCACCGGCGCGCCGTACGACTGGACGGCGGCCGGAGACCCGCGCACCTACGACACCATGGTCACCCCCGAGGGGCTGCGCGAGGTGGCGGGCTACGCGGACGGCATCGGCGTGGACACCCGGCGGATCGTCCCGGCCGGGCCCGACGGCCGTCTCCTGCCGCCCACCACGCTCGTCGGCGACGCCCACCGGGCAGGCCTGAAGGTCCACACCTGGACCGTCAGGAACGAGAACTCCCACCTCCCGGTGGACTTCCGGCTCGGCGACCCGGCCAATCCCGCCTTCCCCCGCGCCACGGGCGATGTGATGGGCTGGCTGGAGAAGCTGTACCTGCTCGGCCTGGACGGCGTCTTCGCCGACGACCCGGGCATGGCCCGGGCCGTCAGGGAGCGGGTGCTCTAG
- a CDS encoding CynX/NimT family MFS transporter, which yields MTDRGLRLSRVLLIAGFVLASLNLRPALAGVSPVLSEIMADLGLSAAGGGAITTVMVVCLGVLAPLAPLLARRFGLDRTLLAGLLILAAGVALRAAGSVPALYAGAAVAGTAIAIMNVVMPAVVKQHFPSKVGLFTSVYVSGLVLGAAAASGLTVPLERAGGYGWREVTAMAAVPAVAAAVLWLPQALRRPARGGAAPRSFRAVLGSRTTWAVTAYMGLQSLTFYIMLAWVPTIFRDAGLPADQAGYMLGLTNLAQIAATLTVPVLAGRVRSQVPHVTVAAVLTIVGYVGVLVAPATVPWLWMVVLGLGQGASIALALLIIALRAPDPASVTALSAVAQSAGYVLAALGPFLIGVLRQSSGGWTLPLLAGLGACGLQLVAGFLAGRPVATAAERARAATVTERG from the coding sequence ATGACTGATCGGGGACTCAGGTTGTCGCGAGTCCTGCTGATCGCGGGGTTCGTGCTGGCCTCGCTCAACCTGAGGCCCGCGCTGGCCGGGGTCTCCCCGGTGCTGAGCGAGATCATGGCCGACCTCGGGCTGAGCGCGGCCGGCGGCGGGGCGATCACCACGGTGATGGTGGTCTGCCTGGGCGTGCTGGCCCCGCTCGCCCCGCTGCTGGCCCGCCGGTTCGGCCTGGACCGGACGCTGCTGGCCGGGCTGCTGATCCTGGCCGCCGGGGTGGCGCTGCGCGCCGCAGGGAGCGTCCCGGCCCTCTACGCGGGGGCGGCCGTCGCCGGTACGGCCATCGCCATCATGAACGTGGTGATGCCCGCCGTCGTCAAGCAGCACTTCCCCTCCAAGGTCGGCCTGTTCACCTCGGTGTACGTCTCCGGCCTCGTGCTGGGCGCCGCCGCCGCGTCCGGGCTGACGGTGCCGCTGGAGCGCGCCGGCGGGTACGGCTGGCGCGAGGTGACCGCGATGGCCGCCGTCCCGGCCGTGGCGGCGGCCGTGCTCTGGCTGCCCCAGGCGCTGCGGCGCCCGGCGCGCGGGGGAGCCGCGCCCCGGTCCTTCCGCGCGGTGCTGGGCAGCCGGACGACCTGGGCCGTCACCGCCTACATGGGCCTCCAGTCGCTGACCTTCTACATCATGCTCGCCTGGGTTCCCACGATCTTCCGCGACGCGGGGCTCCCCGCCGACCAGGCGGGCTACATGCTCGGCCTGACCAACCTCGCGCAGATCGCCGCCACGCTCACGGTCCCGGTCCTCGCGGGCAGGGTCCGGTCGCAGGTGCCGCACGTGACGGTCGCGGCCGTGCTCACCATCGTGGGATACGTCGGCGTGCTGGTCGCGCCGGCCACCGTCCCCTGGCTGTGGATGGTCGTTCTCGGCCTGGGGCAGGGCGCCTCGATCGCGCTCGCCCTGCTGATCATCGCGCTCCGCGCCCCCGACCCCGCCTCGGTCACCGCGCTGTCGGCCGTCGCCCAGTCCGCCGGATACGTGCTGGCGGCGCTCGGCCCCTTCCTGATCGGCGTGCTCCGCCAGAGCTCGGGCGGCTGGACGCTGCCGCTGCTGGCCGGGCTCGGCGCGTGCGGGCTGCAACTGGTCGCCGGGTTCCTGGCAGGCCGCCCGGTGGCCACCGCCGCGGAGAGGGCGCGGGCCGCCACCGTCACGGAACGGGGCTGA
- a CDS encoding helix-turn-helix domain-containing protein, with the protein MDEQSPIAATLAQVGSRLKRIRTQRGISLSALAEATGISKSTLSRLETGQRRPSLELLLPIAQAHQVPLDELVGAPEVGDPRIRSKPSVRNGRTVIPLTVHPGALQAWKSIIPAEQNRPEPVTHEGYEWLYVLSGRMRLIVAGHDLIMGPGEAAEFDTRLPHWFGPTGESPVEVLNLFGRQGERIHVRARPLSREEPAS; encoded by the coding sequence ATGGACGAGCAATCCCCGATCGCGGCCACGCTGGCCCAGGTCGGTTCCCGCCTCAAGCGCATCCGCACCCAGCGCGGCATAAGCCTGTCGGCGCTGGCCGAAGCCACCGGCATATCCAAGAGCACGCTGTCGAGGCTGGAGACGGGCCAGCGCCGCCCGAGCCTGGAACTCCTGCTGCCCATCGCGCAGGCCCACCAGGTGCCGCTGGACGAACTGGTCGGAGCGCCGGAGGTCGGTGACCCGCGGATCCGCAGCAAGCCCAGCGTCCGCAACGGCCGTACGGTGATCCCCCTGACCGTCCATCCCGGGGCCCTGCAAGCCTGGAAATCGATCATCCCGGCCGAGCAGAACCGGCCCGAGCCGGTCACGCACGAGGGCTACGAGTGGCTGTATGTCCTGTCCGGGCGCATGCGGCTCATCGTGGCCGGTCACGACCTGATCATGGGACCGGGTGAGGCCGCCGAGTTCGACACCCGCCTGCCGCACTGGTTCGGCCCCACGGGCGAGTCTCCCGTGGAGGTCCTCAACCTGTTCGGCCGCCAGGGAGAACGCATACACGTCCGCGCCAGGCCTCTCTCCCGAGAGGAGCCGGCGTCCTGA
- a CDS encoding NAD(P)/FAD-dependent oxidoreductase, with amino-acid sequence MIKATNDQNGGAPHAAGDEDYDVVVVGAGAAGLNAALILGRARRKVAVIDAGEPRNAPAAHMHGFLSRDGLPPAMLLELGRAEVARYGVRLIQGRVEQIDEGYHVRMVGGPVIRARRVLVATGLRDELPDIPGVRERWGKDLLHCPYCHGYEVRDRPLAVLGTHPGAVHQALLLRAWSDDVVFFPHALELTAQDRERLEARGLRIVEGEIKRLVVDGDRLHGIELADGRAVPRAAAFLFPRMVPRDELLTRLGCDKGDNGWVTTDRTGRTGVAGVWAAGNVIDPRAQVITAAGMGSAAAFAMNTDLLDEDVDRAVEQHRASAAVAVRGDGR; translated from the coding sequence ATGATCAAGGCGACGAACGACCAGAACGGCGGCGCGCCGCACGCCGCCGGCGATGAGGATTACGACGTGGTGGTGGTCGGCGCCGGAGCGGCCGGCCTGAATGCCGCCCTAATCCTGGGGCGGGCCCGCCGCAAGGTAGCGGTGATAGACGCCGGCGAGCCGCGCAACGCGCCCGCCGCGCATATGCACGGCTTTCTGTCCCGCGACGGCCTGCCCCCGGCGATGCTGCTCGAACTCGGCCGCGCCGAGGTCGCCCGGTACGGCGTCCGGCTCATCCAGGGCCGGGTGGAGCAGATCGACGAGGGCTACCACGTCCGCATGGTCGGCGGGCCGGTGATCAGGGCCCGCCGCGTCCTGGTCGCGACCGGGCTGCGCGACGAACTGCCCGACATCCCGGGCGTGCGTGAACGGTGGGGCAAGGATCTCCTGCACTGCCCCTACTGCCACGGCTACGAAGTCCGTGACCGGCCTCTCGCCGTTCTCGGCACCCATCCGGGCGCGGTGCACCAGGCGCTGCTCCTACGGGCGTGGAGCGACGACGTCGTCTTCTTCCCGCACGCCCTTGAGCTGACGGCGCAGGATCGGGAGCGGCTGGAGGCGCGCGGCCTGCGCATCGTCGAGGGCGAGATCAAGCGGCTGGTCGTCGACGGCGACCGGTTGCACGGCATCGAGCTCGCCGACGGCCGGGCCGTCCCGCGTGCCGCCGCCTTCCTCTTCCCCCGCATGGTGCCGCGCGACGAGCTGCTGACCCGCCTGGGCTGCGACAAGGGCGACAACGGCTGGGTCACCACCGACCGCACCGGCCGGACCGGCGTCGCCGGCGTCTGGGCCGCCGGTAACGTCATCGACCCGCGCGCCCAGGTCATCACCGCCGCCGGCATGGGGTCCGCCGCCGCCTTCGCCATGAACACCGATCTGCTGGACGAGGACGTCGATCGCGCCGTCGAACAGCACCGCGCCTCTGCCGCCGTAGCGGTGCGGGGTGATGGCCGGTGA
- a CDS encoding Cmx/CmrA family chloramphenicol efflux MFS transporter, with the protein MSVETAQRRAPAARGRLPFGVYLLALSLFAMGSAEFLLAGVLPAVADDLRITLSSAGALISVFAIGVVVGGPPLAIMTLRWPRRTTLVSTQAIFAASVTIGLLTDDYTVLLATRFVCGLAYAGYWAVAAVTAIGLVTPDRTARASGVVVSGLSLAMIAGGPAGALLSYFTGWRGGFWGVAALTAAGAVLSLLAMPATDAGEKPSVRRELRTMRQPQLWVVYAVTILSTAAYMISFNYLASFLTDITGVPGVWVPAILALFGAGAFIGLSVGGRIADRRPFHALLIGAIGILAASVLLAVLARHALAVVPLVLLLGIAGFVLNPAIYARVFTIASEAPTLAGATTVSAFQLGISLVPALAGAALNAGAGIISVTWIGAGLAAAIVPAVLLDRTISRRRSRMTADGGSSPG; encoded by the coding sequence GTGAGCGTCGAAACCGCACAGCGGCGGGCACCGGCCGCTCGCGGGAGGCTGCCGTTCGGCGTCTACCTGCTGGCGTTGAGCCTGTTCGCGATGGGCAGCGCGGAGTTCTTGCTGGCCGGGGTCCTGCCGGCGGTCGCGGACGACCTCCGGATCACGTTGTCCTCCGCCGGCGCGCTGATCTCGGTATTCGCCATCGGTGTCGTCGTCGGAGGGCCTCCCCTGGCCATCATGACGCTGCGCTGGCCGCGGCGGACCACGCTGGTGAGCACTCAAGCCATCTTCGCCGCCTCGGTGACCATCGGCCTTCTGACCGACGACTACACGGTGCTGCTGGCCACCCGCTTCGTCTGCGGCCTCGCCTACGCGGGGTACTGGGCGGTCGCGGCGGTCACCGCGATCGGCCTTGTCACGCCCGACCGCACCGCACGCGCCTCCGGAGTCGTCGTCAGCGGGCTCAGCCTCGCGATGATCGCCGGCGGCCCGGCAGGGGCACTGCTCAGCTACTTCACGGGATGGCGGGGCGGATTCTGGGGCGTGGCAGCCCTGACCGCCGCCGGCGCGGTCTTGAGCCTGCTCGCGATGCCCGCGACAGACGCGGGAGAGAAGCCCAGCGTAAGGCGCGAGCTCCGCACCATGAGGCAACCGCAACTGTGGGTCGTGTACGCCGTCACCATCCTGAGCACCGCCGCCTACATGATCTCGTTCAACTACCTCGCGTCGTTCCTGACCGACATCACCGGCGTTCCCGGCGTCTGGGTCCCCGCGATCCTCGCGCTGTTCGGCGCCGGCGCCTTCATCGGCCTGTCCGTCGGAGGCAGGATCGCCGATCGGCGGCCCTTTCACGCGCTCCTGATCGGGGCGATCGGGATTCTGGCCGCTTCTGTCCTGCTCGCGGTCCTCGCCCGGCATGCGCTGGCCGTGGTCCCCCTCGTCCTGCTTCTCGGGATCGCCGGATTCGTGCTGAACCCGGCCATCTACGCGCGGGTGTTCACCATCGCGTCGGAGGCGCCGACACTCGCCGGGGCCACCACCGTCTCCGCGTTCCAGCTCGGCATCAGCCTCGTCCCGGCGCTCGCCGGGGCCGCCCTGAACGCCGGCGCGGGCATCATCTCCGTCACATGGATCGGCGCCGGCCTGGCAGCGGCCATCGTGCCGGCCGTCCTTCTCGACCGGACGATCTCACGTCGCCGGTCACGGATGACAGCGGACGGGGGGAGTTCGCCAGGCTGA
- a CDS encoding CoA transferase subunit A, with translation MATVTSLADAVADLVHDGDSVALEGFTHLIPYAAGHEIIRQGRRDLTLIRMTPDLIYDQMIGMGCARRLVFSWGGNPGVGSLHRFRDAVQNRWPAPLEIEEHSHAGIANAYVAGASGLPFAVLRGYRGTDLPGHTATVRPITCPFTGEELTAVPAINPDVAVVHAQRADRRGNVQLWGITGVQKEALLAARRSLVTVEEMVEELEPRPGAIVLPGWAITHVSEVPGGSHPSYSAGYSTRDNGFYLAWDEISRSRETFTAWMEEHVLAGAEARR, from the coding sequence ATGGCCACGGTGACTTCGCTCGCCGACGCGGTGGCGGATCTCGTGCACGACGGCGACAGTGTGGCGCTGGAGGGCTTCACCCACCTGATCCCCTACGCGGCCGGACACGAGATCATCCGGCAGGGGCGCCGCGACCTCACGCTGATCCGGATGACCCCCGACCTGATCTACGACCAGATGATCGGGATGGGCTGCGCCCGGCGGCTGGTCTTCTCCTGGGGCGGCAACCCGGGGGTGGGGTCGCTGCACCGCTTCCGCGACGCGGTGCAGAACCGCTGGCCCGCGCCGCTGGAGATCGAGGAGCACAGCCACGCGGGCATCGCCAACGCCTACGTCGCCGGCGCGTCCGGGCTGCCCTTCGCGGTGCTGCGCGGCTACCGGGGCACCGACCTGCCCGGCCACACCGCCACGGTCAGGCCGATCACCTGCCCGTTCACCGGCGAGGAGCTCACCGCCGTCCCCGCGATCAACCCCGACGTCGCCGTCGTGCACGCGCAGCGCGCCGACCGGCGGGGCAACGTGCAGCTCTGGGGGATCACCGGGGTGCAGAAGGAGGCACTCCTGGCGGCGCGACGCTCGCTGGTCACCGTGGAGGAGATGGTCGAGGAGCTGGAGCCCCGTCCCGGCGCGATCGTGCTGCCCGGCTGGGCGATCACCCACGTCTCCGAGGTCCCCGGCGGTTCCCACCCCTCCTACAGCGCCGGCTACTCCACCCGGGACAACGGTTTCTACCTCGCCTGGGACGAGATCAGCCGTAGCCGCGAGACCTTCACCGCCTGGATGGAAGAGCACGTCCTCGCCGGCGCGGAGGCCCGCCGGTGA
- a CDS encoding 3-oxoadipate--succinyl-CoA transferase translates to MMTVAAARRLRDGRSCFVGIGLPSTAANLARGTHAPDLVLIYESGTIGARPDLPPLSIGDGVLADTADAVVSVPEIFNYWLQPGRIDVGFLGAAQIDRFANINTTVIGPYANPRVRLPGAGGAPEIAASCREVTVIVRQSRRAFVDRVDFVTSVGFGSGPGDRERLGLRGGGPRTVITDLAILEPDPTSCELVVTHLHPGVTLDQARAATGWDLATAPDLRETTPPTPAELDALRRLTGSRP, encoded by the coding sequence ATGATGACCGTGGCGGCGGCCAGGCGGCTGCGTGACGGCCGGTCGTGCTTCGTGGGCATCGGCCTGCCCAGCACCGCCGCCAACCTCGCCCGTGGCACCCACGCCCCCGACCTCGTGCTCATCTACGAGTCGGGGACCATCGGCGCCCGGCCGGACCTGCCGCCCCTGTCCATCGGGGACGGCGTGCTGGCCGACACCGCCGACGCCGTCGTGAGCGTGCCGGAGATCTTCAACTACTGGCTCCAGCCGGGCCGCATCGACGTCGGCTTCCTCGGCGCCGCCCAGATCGACCGGTTCGCCAACATCAACACCACCGTGATCGGCCCCTACGCCAACCCTCGGGTCCGCCTCCCCGGCGCGGGCGGGGCCCCCGAGATCGCCGCCTCCTGCCGCGAGGTGACCGTGATCGTACGGCAGAGCCGCCGCGCGTTCGTCGACCGCGTGGACTTCGTCACCTCCGTCGGGTTCGGCTCCGGCCCCGGCGACCGGGAACGCCTCGGCCTGCGCGGCGGCGGCCCCCGCACCGTCATCACCGACCTGGCGATCCTGGAGCCCGACCCGACGAGCTGCGAGCTGGTCGTCACCCACCTGCACCCCGGCGTCACCCTCGACCAGGCCCGCGCGGCCACCGGATGGGACCTCGCCACGGCCCCCGACCTGCGCGAGACCACTCCCCCCACTCCCGCGGAGCTCGACGCCCTGCGCCGCCTCACCGGGAGCAGGCCGTGA
- a CDS encoding thiolase family protein: MNDVFVLDSVRTPIGRYGGALSGVRPDDLAAHVVRALAGRSPDLDPATVDDVFFGAANGAGEDNRDVARMAVLLAGLPVTVPGTTVNRLCGSGLEAVVAASRAVAVGDASLAIAGGSESMSRAPWVMPKPSRGFDRGAQTLHDTALGWRMVNPLMPAEWTVALGEGAEILADRYGITREAQDGFALRSHRRAAAAWERGVFAGEVAVLDALDHDESVRTDASPASLARLKPVFRPGGTVTAGNASPLNDGACALLVGDEAGAGRAGRTPLARIAARAVTGVEPHLFGIGPVEAARTALSRAGITWSDLSVVELNEAFAAQSLACLAEWPDLDPEIVNVNGGAIALGHPLGSSGARVLGALAHELHRRGGGYGLAAICIGVGQGLAVVLEGV, encoded by the coding sequence ATGAATGACGTCTTCGTCCTCGACTCCGTCCGCACCCCCATCGGCCGCTACGGCGGGGCGCTGTCGGGCGTCCGCCCCGACGACCTGGCCGCGCACGTGGTCCGGGCACTGGCCGGCCGCTCCCCCGACCTCGACCCGGCGACCGTCGACGACGTGTTCTTCGGCGCGGCCAACGGCGCCGGCGAGGACAACCGCGACGTGGCGCGGATGGCCGTCCTGCTCGCCGGGCTCCCGGTCACGGTGCCCGGCACAACCGTGAACCGGCTGTGCGGGTCCGGGCTGGAGGCGGTCGTCGCCGCCTCCCGCGCCGTGGCCGTGGGCGACGCCTCCCTGGCGATCGCCGGCGGGTCGGAGTCGATGAGCCGGGCGCCGTGGGTGATGCCCAAGCCGTCGCGCGGCTTCGACCGGGGAGCGCAGACCCTGCACGACACGGCCCTCGGCTGGCGCATGGTCAACCCTCTGATGCCCGCCGAGTGGACGGTCGCCCTGGGTGAGGGCGCGGAGATCCTCGCCGACCGCTACGGGATCACCCGCGAGGCCCAGGACGGCTTCGCCCTGCGCAGCCACCGGCGCGCGGCGGCGGCCTGGGAGCGGGGCGTCTTCGCCGGCGAGGTGGCCGTGCTCGACGCGCTGGACCACGACGAGTCCGTCAGGACCGACGCGTCGCCCGCCTCCCTCGCCCGCCTCAAGCCGGTCTTCCGTCCCGGCGGCACCGTCACCGCCGGCAACGCCTCCCCCCTCAACGACGGCGCCTGCGCCCTGCTCGTCGGCGACGAGGCGGGGGCCGGGCGGGCCGGCCGTACGCCGCTGGCACGGATCGCGGCGCGGGCGGTGACCGGCGTGGAACCGCACCTGTTCGGCATCGGGCCGGTCGAGGCCGCCCGCACGGCGCTCTCCCGCGCGGGCATCACCTGGTCCGACCTGAGCGTGGTCGAGCTCAACGAGGCCTTCGCCGCCCAGTCCCTGGCCTGCCTGGCCGAGTGGCCCGACCTCGACCCGGAGATCGTCAACGTCAACGGCGGCGCGATCGCCCTCGGCCATCCGCTCGGCTCCTCCGGCGCCCGCGTCCTGGGCGCCCTCGCCCACGAGCTGCACCGCCGGGGCGGCGGCTACGGCCTGGCCGCCATCTGCATCGGGGTGGGACAGGGGCTGGCCGTCGTTTTGGAAGGGGTTTGA